One genomic region from Arthrobacter pigmenti encodes:
- a CDS encoding ABC-2 family transporter protein, protein MAERTVSNRALLKLLVSARLRSQVAFRGSFASDVVGQMVLGLTEFVELYAIVNNIPSFGGMTFAQTLLVFGLASVSFAVADLLMGETDSMAETIRTGKLEVLLIRPIPVLLQLVTSDFQLRRAGRAIFAVLALTVALVITDIEWNAATILLIIITPVAGAMIFCALFLGAGAMQFWLLDGRQFASAFTYGGRYVATMPGAALFLPMQVFFTFVIPATLVAYAPSLIILGLDGPAGIPAWTGWLGVPAALILSGLMLLFWRSAIKKYTGAGG, encoded by the coding sequence GTGGCTGAGCGCACTGTCAGTAACCGCGCGCTTCTGAAGCTCCTGGTGTCTGCCCGGCTGCGCTCGCAGGTGGCATTCCGCGGGAGCTTCGCATCCGACGTCGTCGGCCAGATGGTCCTGGGACTGACGGAGTTCGTGGAGCTGTACGCGATCGTCAACAACATCCCGTCCTTCGGCGGGATGACCTTCGCGCAGACCCTGCTGGTGTTCGGGCTGGCGTCGGTTTCCTTTGCCGTCGCGGACCTGTTGATGGGCGAGACCGATTCCATGGCCGAGACCATCCGAACCGGCAAGCTTGAGGTGCTCCTTATCCGTCCGATTCCGGTCCTGCTGCAACTGGTGACCTCGGACTTCCAGCTGCGACGGGCGGGGCGGGCGATTTTCGCGGTTCTTGCACTGACAGTGGCGCTGGTGATCACTGATATCGAATGGAATGCAGCCACAATCCTGCTGATCATCATCACCCCAGTTGCCGGCGCCATGATTTTCTGTGCGCTGTTCCTCGGCGCGGGTGCCATGCAGTTCTGGCTGCTGGACGGACGGCAATTCGCCAGCGCCTTCACCTACGGGGGACGCTACGTGGCGACCATGCCCGGTGCTGCGCTGTTCCTACCGATGCAGGTATTCTTCACGTTCGTGATCCCGGCAACGCTGGTGGCCTACGCTCCCAGCCTGATTATCCTCGGCCTGGACGGGCCAGCGGGTATTCCTGCGTGGACAGGGTGGCTGGGAGTGCCTGCTGCACTCATCCTCAGCGGATTGATGCTGTTGTTCTGGCGGTCCGCGATCAAAAAGTACACCGGAGCCGGGGGCTGA
- a CDS encoding ABC-2 family transporter protein yields MRAYWELMKSSFRRHSTYRLAAFAGAFTNSVFGLIRASLLLSAIATAGGSIGGYSPVEAATYVWLGQALLGPIGLFGSAELSRRVKSGDVTVDLLRSVNLIGSYWAQDLGRAVFDFLPRGVPPLVVGALVTGLSLPTSFGPYALGFLSILAAISLTFMGFFIMNLLSFWVVEIRGFWMLYMVLMNLLSGFLVPVSWFPGWLADFARATPFPSMLQTPVDILAGRVDGGESVLLVAIQLLWLAALLAVAHFMVRFGSRKLVIQGG; encoded by the coding sequence GTGCGCGCGTACTGGGAGTTGATGAAGTCATCTTTCCGGCGACATTCCACCTACCGGCTCGCCGCATTTGCGGGGGCCTTCACCAACTCGGTTTTCGGTCTGATCCGTGCGTCGCTGCTGCTGAGCGCCATAGCGACGGCCGGCGGCAGCATCGGCGGGTACTCGCCGGTGGAAGCCGCGACCTACGTCTGGTTGGGGCAGGCGCTGCTGGGCCCCATCGGGCTCTTCGGCAGCGCGGAGCTGTCCCGCCGCGTCAAGTCCGGCGATGTGACAGTCGACCTCCTGCGCTCGGTCAACCTGATCGGCTCCTACTGGGCACAGGACCTGGGACGTGCAGTGTTCGACTTCCTTCCGCGAGGAGTTCCGCCGCTGGTGGTTGGAGCCCTGGTCACCGGGCTGTCGCTTCCCACAAGCTTCGGCCCCTACGCGCTCGGCTTCCTCTCGATCCTCGCTGCCATCTCCCTGACCTTCATGGGTTTCTTTATCATGAATCTCCTCTCGTTCTGGGTGGTGGAAATCCGCGGTTTCTGGATGCTGTACATGGTCCTCATGAATCTCCTGTCCGGTTTCCTGGTGCCCGTGAGCTGGTTCCCGGGCTGGCTGGCGGATTTCGCCCGGGCCACACCGTTTCCGTCGATGCTGCAGACTCCCGTGGATATTCTGGCGGGAAGGGTCGACGGCGGTGAGAGCGTACTCCTCGTTGCTATCCAGTTGCTGTGGCTGGCCGCGCTCCTGGCGGTTGCCCACTTCATGGTCCGCTTCGGCTCTCGCAAGCTGGTGATCCAGGGTGGCTGA
- a CDS encoding phosphatase PAP2 family protein: MAFQDPEKEDHYVGTRDLTRWRSPIGRFLVSCIRQVAQWVGPRWALILLLVLGIGAAVGLTFASAEVYEAVKEQEDIASLDQPALDAALAIRSPWLNAAAVAFTSLGGTVGMPILATAATVILTSIRRSFTPLILMVIAAGGSLLMTVLGKDAIGRLRPDTEFAVPPFEISPSFPSGHTLNAVVIAGITAYLLVLRQQRKRTRALTITAAVAFAFIMGLTRVYLGHHWVTDVAVAWTLGLAWLALVITAHRLLLTFRNYRRERRAAGT, translated from the coding sequence ATGGCGTTCCAGGACCCGGAGAAGGAAGACCACTACGTCGGTACACGCGACCTGACCCGGTGGAGGTCGCCGATTGGCAGGTTCCTGGTCAGCTGCATCCGTCAGGTGGCACAGTGGGTCGGTCCGCGCTGGGCGCTCATCCTCCTCCTGGTGCTTGGTATCGGTGCGGCCGTGGGACTGACCTTCGCGTCCGCCGAAGTCTATGAGGCTGTGAAGGAGCAGGAGGACATCGCCTCCCTCGACCAGCCGGCGCTCGACGCCGCCCTGGCCATCCGGTCCCCCTGGCTCAACGCCGCTGCCGTTGCATTCACCTCGCTCGGGGGCACGGTGGGCATGCCGATCCTCGCCACGGCAGCGACCGTCATCCTCACATCGATCCGGCGCTCCTTTACACCCCTGATCCTCATGGTTATCGCGGCAGGCGGCTCCCTCCTGATGACGGTCCTCGGCAAGGACGCCATCGGCCGGCTCCGGCCGGATACTGAGTTTGCTGTGCCACCGTTCGAGATATCGCCGTCGTTCCCCAGCGGACACACGCTGAACGCCGTCGTCATCGCGGGCATCACCGCCTATCTGCTGGTACTGAGGCAGCAGCGCAAACGGACCCGGGCACTCACCATCACGGCTGCGGTCGCGTTCGCATTCATCATGGGGCTCACAAGGGTGTACCTCGGGCATCACTGGGTGACCGACGTCGCTGTCGCCTGGACCCTCGGGCTCGCCTGGCTGGCCTTGGTCATCACGGCGCACCGCCTGCTCCTGACGTTCCGGAACTATCGGAGGGAACGCAGGGCGGCGGGCACCTGA
- a CDS encoding thiamine pyrophosphate-requiring protein encodes MGDRLVADGIVERLTAWGVDRVFGYSGDGINPVLGAIRRAGRPAFVQTRHEENAAFMAVGHAKYTGGVGVVLSTQGPGAVHLLNGLYDARMDSVPVVAIVGQQSQTVLGSAYQQEIDLQSLFKDVASGFRQQVNSAEQAPMVIDRAFKAALATRSPAVVILPHDIQQEPAPELEHEHGVIPSVALWSPGVVVPQEQDVHDAAALLNAGSKLALLVGQGARDAQEEVVALAEKLGAAVVTSLLGKPYVDEALPYAAGTMGHLGTSASGWVMANCDTLLIVGSNDPWTEFYPPPGAARAVQIDSDAKAIGNRYPVEAAVTGDAAFSLRQLLPLVSQRTGWLADVERHVSAWRSLSEARAFTAADPVNPERVVRELNGRLPADARVAVDVGSCVYWYARQLHLPRGVPAHLSSTLASMGCGVPYGLAAKLSAPERPVVVLSGDGGFQMTGVAELITVSRLWRQWANPVFAICILNNRDLAEVSWEQRETESEPRFEDSQELPDVDYAGYAKVLGLDGMRVSSADDVSAAWERALAADRPFVLDFVTDPDVPLLPPFPGGKALAESMEEALAAEGNAHRLSLLREYVRLEEEAQL; translated from the coding sequence ATGGGGGACCGACTGGTCGCTGACGGGATTGTTGAACGGTTGACGGCGTGGGGCGTTGACCGGGTGTTTGGCTATAGCGGCGACGGGATCAACCCCGTGCTCGGCGCGATTCGGCGCGCGGGGAGACCGGCGTTCGTGCAGACCCGGCACGAGGAGAACGCGGCGTTCATGGCGGTGGGCCACGCGAAGTACACCGGCGGTGTGGGCGTTGTCCTGTCCACGCAGGGGCCTGGCGCCGTTCACCTGCTCAACGGACTGTACGACGCGCGGATGGACAGCGTACCCGTGGTCGCGATCGTTGGGCAGCAGAGCCAGACCGTGCTCGGTTCGGCGTACCAGCAGGAAATCGACCTGCAGAGCCTGTTCAAGGACGTCGCTTCCGGCTTCCGTCAGCAGGTGAACAGCGCCGAGCAGGCTCCCATGGTTATCGATCGCGCGTTCAAGGCCGCGCTCGCAACCCGGTCACCCGCCGTCGTCATCCTGCCGCACGACATCCAGCAGGAGCCCGCCCCGGAACTGGAGCACGAGCACGGCGTTATTCCGTCCGTTGCGCTCTGGTCGCCTGGCGTCGTGGTGCCGCAGGAGCAGGACGTGCACGACGCCGCCGCCCTCCTGAACGCCGGATCCAAGCTTGCGCTGCTGGTTGGGCAGGGCGCGCGGGACGCCCAGGAGGAGGTGGTGGCGCTCGCGGAGAAGCTGGGTGCCGCCGTCGTTACGAGCCTGCTGGGGAAGCCGTATGTCGATGAGGCGCTGCCTTATGCGGCCGGGACCATGGGGCATCTGGGTACGAGTGCATCCGGCTGGGTGATGGCGAACTGCGACACGTTGCTGATCGTGGGTTCGAATGATCCGTGGACCGAGTTCTACCCGCCGCCCGGTGCTGCGCGTGCCGTGCAGATCGACAGTGACGCCAAGGCGATCGGGAACCGGTACCCCGTCGAGGCTGCGGTGACGGGTGACGCCGCTTTCTCTCTGCGGCAGTTGCTGCCCTTGGTGTCGCAGCGCACCGGGTGGTTGGCCGACGTCGAACGTCATGTTTCCGCGTGGCGGTCGCTTTCGGAGGCGCGGGCGTTTACGGCCGCGGACCCGGTGAACCCGGAGCGGGTGGTTCGCGAGCTGAACGGGCGCCTGCCTGCGGATGCGCGGGTTGCGGTCGACGTCGGTAGTTGCGTGTACTGGTACGCACGCCAGCTGCACTTGCCGCGGGGTGTGCCGGCGCATCTCTCCAGCACGCTCGCGAGCATGGGCTGCGGGGTGCCGTACGGCCTGGCCGCGAAGCTTTCCGCGCCCGAGCGGCCGGTGGTGGTGCTCTCCGGCGACGGCGGGTTCCAGATGACGGGCGTGGCTGAGCTGATCACCGTTTCGCGGTTGTGGCGGCAGTGGGCGAACCCCGTGTTCGCGATCTGCATCCTGAACAACCGCGACCTCGCCGAGGTCAGTTGGGAGCAGCGCGAAACCGAATCCGAACCGCGTTTCGAGGACAGCCAGGAGCTGCCCGACGTCGACTACGCCGGATACGCAAAGGTGCTCGGCCTGGACGGGATGCGGGTTTCCTCAGCGGACGACGTCAGTGCCGCCTGGGAGCGCGCGCTCGCCGCCGACCGTCCGTTTGTCCTGGACTTCGTCACTGACCCGGACGTGCCGTTGCTCCCACCGTTCCCCGGCGGCAAGGCACTCGCGGAGTCCATGGAGGAAGCGCTCGCGGCAGAGGGCAACGCGCATAGGCTCTCGCTGCTGCGGGAGTACGTGCGGCTGGAGGAGGAGGCGCAGCTGTAG
- a CDS encoding Vms1/Ankzf1 family peptidyl-tRNA hydrolase, translated as MTSTLHAFADLYRKPGPWVTIYTDASTGTVDSLHADDVRPEKIATALEQAGASKEDRKAAAEALRRSAKGMPDPVARLILVCNGTVELDEFLPGPTVMPEIISVGEVPDLCPLIWHRPDDFAYVVAEVGRDGGEIHLRRANGQFDENTMHVEGDTENLKKVPTGGWSQGKYQHRTENIWKANAAEIADEIDRVVRSSRARLLIVAGDIRARNLVAEQVSEQSKEVLTVVESHSRTEGADKGAYALEIEKRVAECIAHRQGQLIERLNNQKGRPNPESAEGIGAVVNALQQAQVDTLLLESVGLNGQKLLALGAEPWTAFLDGETAGAPVLGEVPAPSSLLRAAVLTDAEVALFPSGALDAGPVAALLRWPVGPPVPVAG; from the coding sequence GTGACAAGCACCCTGCACGCCTTCGCAGACCTCTACCGAAAGCCCGGCCCCTGGGTCACCATCTACACGGACGCGAGCACCGGAACGGTGGATTCGCTCCACGCCGATGACGTCCGTCCTGAAAAAATCGCAACGGCGCTGGAGCAAGCCGGCGCATCAAAGGAGGACCGTAAGGCGGCCGCGGAGGCGCTCCGACGCTCGGCCAAAGGGATGCCGGACCCAGTGGCGCGGCTGATCCTTGTATGCAACGGAACGGTTGAGTTGGACGAATTCCTGCCCGGGCCAACCGTGATGCCGGAGATCATCAGCGTGGGTGAGGTACCTGACCTATGTCCGCTGATCTGGCACCGGCCGGACGACTTCGCTTACGTGGTCGCCGAAGTAGGGCGCGACGGCGGCGAGATCCACCTGCGCCGGGCGAACGGCCAGTTCGACGAGAACACCATGCACGTCGAAGGCGACACCGAGAACCTGAAGAAGGTACCCACGGGCGGCTGGTCGCAGGGCAAATACCAGCACCGGACGGAGAACATCTGGAAAGCCAACGCGGCGGAGATCGCTGATGAGATTGACCGGGTGGTGCGCAGTTCACGTGCCCGCCTGCTCATTGTCGCCGGGGACATCCGGGCTCGGAACCTCGTGGCCGAACAGGTCAGTGAACAGTCCAAGGAGGTCCTCACCGTTGTCGAGAGCCACAGCCGCACGGAGGGCGCTGACAAGGGAGCCTATGCACTGGAGATTGAGAAGCGCGTGGCGGAGTGCATCGCGCACCGGCAGGGCCAGCTGATCGAGCGGCTGAACAACCAGAAGGGTCGCCCCAACCCGGAGTCGGCCGAGGGCATCGGCGCCGTCGTGAACGCGCTCCAGCAAGCACAGGTGGACACCCTGCTCCTTGAGAGCGTGGGGCTGAACGGACAGAAGCTGCTCGCCCTGGGCGCTGAACCGTGGACCGCGTTCCTCGACGGGGAAACCGCAGGCGCACCGGTGCTCGGGGAGGTGCCGGCGCCGTCGTCGTTATTACGTGCCGCCGTCCTGACCGACGCCGAGGTGGCACTGTTTCCATCCGGCGCGCTCGACGCCGGACCGGTGGCCGCACTGCTGCGCTGGCCGGTGGGACCACCCGTCCCGGTTGCCGGCTGA
- a CDS encoding phosphoribosyltransferase translates to MLNRRKEPARYTDREDAGHALAASLKPVLASSSPLILALPRGGVPVAAVVAEEYRAPLDVVMVRKVGVPEFPELAMGAIASIGGRLETVRNAHVLQEMHEPDAAFARVAAHEEKELARREGLYRAGMGPLSVAGRTVVIVDDGVATGATMRAAIAALRAQEAGAVVAAAPVFLGSAEESLGELVDALVSPWSATNLPAVGSAYRTFPQVTDSEVRQLLTAARGRRLGNMTDYLDLPDAYQTYLTTLDDDAAAAVLPVLKQSAAGGEHGVLVTTNLGPDTQAEVSPEVPFGEVRETVR, encoded by the coding sequence ATGCTGAACAGGCGAAAAGAACCCGCGCGCTACACGGACCGCGAGGATGCCGGACACGCCCTCGCCGCTTCGCTGAAACCCGTTCTGGCCAGTTCCAGTCCGCTGATCCTTGCCCTTCCGCGTGGCGGAGTGCCGGTGGCGGCAGTAGTTGCGGAGGAGTACCGGGCACCGCTCGACGTCGTCATGGTGCGGAAAGTCGGCGTCCCCGAGTTTCCCGAGCTCGCGATGGGCGCGATCGCCTCGATCGGCGGGCGGCTGGAGACCGTCCGTAACGCCCACGTGCTCCAGGAGATGCACGAGCCGGACGCCGCATTCGCCCGCGTGGCTGCCCACGAGGAGAAAGAGCTCGCGCGGCGCGAGGGGCTGTACCGTGCGGGGATGGGCCCACTGTCAGTCGCAGGCCGCACGGTAGTGATTGTCGACGACGGCGTTGCCACCGGAGCGACCATGCGCGCCGCCATCGCGGCTCTTCGCGCGCAGGAGGCCGGCGCCGTCGTCGCTGCTGCGCCTGTGTTCCTCGGGTCCGCCGAAGAGTCTCTGGGCGAGCTGGTGGACGCGCTGGTGAGTCCATGGTCCGCTACGAACCTGCCCGCAGTCGGAAGTGCCTACCGGACATTCCCACAGGTGACTGACAGCGAGGTTCGGCAGTTGTTGACCGCCGCACGCGGGCGTAGGTTGGGAAACATGACCGATTATCTGGATCTTCCCGACGCGTACCAGACCTACCTCACCACGCTGGACGACGACGCCGCGGCCGCCGTGCTGCCCGTGCTCAAGCAGTCGGCTGCGGGCGGCGAGCATGGCGTGCTCGTGACCACCAACCTCGGTCCCGACACCCAGGCCGAGGTGTCCCCTGAGGTCCCGTTCGGCGAGGTACGTGAGACAGTCCGCTAG
- a CDS encoding MBL fold metallo-hydrolase has translation MSLDGTNSYLLAAPSSETVVVVDPGPLDEPHLAALQSDGRVELVLITHHHRDHTEASARFHELTGAPVRALDPLYCHGGASLLDGETLLAAGVRIEVLATPGHTADSVCFHLPDDGPIGSVLTGDTVLGRGTTVLGCPDGTLGEYLDSLDRLEALGDAVVLPAHGPVLPNIGEAARAYRAHRMERLDQVRAALSALGPDADVGAVTDVVYAEVDPSVRRAAEQSVAVQLQYLRGPEHAQLA, from the coding sequence ATGAGCCTGGACGGGACCAACTCGTATCTCCTGGCAGCGCCGTCATCCGAGACGGTGGTGGTGGTCGATCCGGGACCGTTGGACGAGCCGCACCTGGCAGCGCTGCAGTCGGACGGCCGCGTTGAACTGGTCCTGATCACGCATCATCACCGAGACCACACCGAGGCCAGCGCGCGGTTCCATGAGCTGACCGGGGCGCCGGTTCGCGCGTTGGACCCTTTATATTGCCACGGCGGTGCTTCCCTGCTCGATGGCGAGACGCTTCTCGCTGCGGGCGTCCGTATCGAGGTGCTGGCCACACCCGGACACACCGCCGATTCGGTGTGCTTCCATCTGCCCGACGACGGCCCCATCGGTTCCGTCCTCACCGGCGACACCGTGCTTGGCCGGGGGACCACCGTGCTCGGGTGCCCGGATGGGACGCTCGGCGAGTATCTCGATTCCCTGGACCGGCTGGAAGCCCTGGGCGACGCCGTCGTACTTCCCGCCCATGGTCCGGTGCTGCCGAACATCGGCGAGGCCGCCCGTGCGTATCGCGCGCACCGGATGGAGCGGCTGGATCAGGTGCGCGCGGCGTTATCGGCGCTCGGTCCGGATGCCGACGTCGGCGCCGTGACCGACGTGGTGTACGCCGAAGTCGATCCGTCCGTGCGCCGGGCCGCTGAGCAGTCCGTTGCGGTGCAGTTGCAGTACCTCCGCGGGCCTGAACACGCTCAGCTAGCCTGA
- a CDS encoding metallophosphoesterase family protein — translation MERIALISDLHGNVTAFEAVLKDIDARGISTIHNLGDVAGKGPRGSECIRLTRERCAVTVRGNWDDFLPNVENTQGGEAMWWWRNELTPSDRQWLADLPYAHDFNLSGRWIRLFHASAESVYTRVHFHHSQDDFDQMFSNTELTGYAHDPSVVCYGDIHDSYLEVNNGRTLINAGSVGNALDEPMASYVILEGTPDGEASDPFGIQFVRVPYDIEAEIAAAEKLRMPELAAYATELRTGIYRGRHEELGLLRV, via the coding sequence GTGGAACGCATCGCGCTGATCTCTGACCTGCACGGAAACGTCACCGCGTTCGAGGCGGTGCTGAAGGACATCGATGCGCGGGGAATCAGCACGATTCACAACCTCGGCGACGTCGCAGGCAAGGGCCCGCGCGGCTCCGAATGTATCCGACTCACCCGCGAACGCTGCGCTGTAACCGTTCGCGGCAACTGGGACGACTTCCTTCCCAACGTAGAGAACACCCAGGGAGGCGAAGCGATGTGGTGGTGGCGCAATGAGCTGACGCCCTCTGACCGCCAATGGCTCGCGGACCTTCCCTATGCACACGATTTCAACCTGAGCGGCCGGTGGATCCGGCTCTTCCATGCCTCCGCCGAGAGCGTGTACACACGGGTGCACTTTCACCACTCGCAGGACGATTTCGACCAGATGTTCAGCAACACCGAGCTGACCGGTTACGCACACGATCCGTCAGTGGTCTGCTACGGCGACATCCACGATTCCTACCTTGAGGTGAACAACGGCCGCACGCTGATCAACGCAGGCAGTGTCGGTAACGCCCTCGATGAGCCAATGGCATCGTACGTCATCCTCGAGGGGACTCCGGACGGGGAGGCCTCGGACCCGTTCGGAATCCAGTTTGTCCGGGTTCCCTACGACATCGAAGCCGAGATAGCGGCCGCCGAGAAACTACGCATGCCCGAACTGGCGGCGTACGCCACCGAACTCCGGACCGGGATCTACCGCGGACGCCACGAGGAACTGGGACTCCTGAGAGTGTGA
- a CDS encoding GntR family transcriptional regulator, with amino-acid sequence MSTLDSTWSPEMGRIAAPLREQVVATLRRAILDRAFDPGQRLVERELIERLGVSRTTVREAIRELASEGLVTVIPQRGAIVSSPSLAEAIDLYEVRAALESILVARFTERADEKQVVALQITSTALARCSSAAEEISNILEAKDRFYGALLEGAESPVLAQLLSGIQARVQILRATSLSAPGRITEAASEIEGIVAAIERRDAKEASQLMAAHIRAAAETALGHLSPSEVQVGADHR; translated from the coding sequence ATGAGTACCCTAGACAGCACATGGTCGCCGGAGATGGGAAGAATAGCTGCTCCCCTGCGGGAACAAGTGGTCGCAACGTTGCGCCGCGCCATCCTGGACAGAGCCTTCGACCCCGGTCAGCGATTAGTTGAACGCGAGCTAATCGAGCGTTTAGGAGTATCCCGAACAACGGTTCGTGAAGCTATCCGAGAACTTGCTTCCGAAGGGCTTGTGACCGTCATCCCGCAAAGAGGGGCGATCGTTAGTTCACCGTCACTTGCTGAAGCCATTGATTTATACGAGGTGCGAGCGGCCCTGGAATCGATACTCGTTGCCCGCTTTACAGAGCGAGCCGACGAGAAGCAGGTTGTTGCCCTCCAGATAACCTCAACAGCTTTAGCTAGGTGTTCTTCAGCGGCCGAAGAAATCTCAAACATATTAGAAGCCAAGGACCGATTCTACGGAGCACTACTTGAGGGCGCTGAGAGCCCTGTTCTGGCGCAGCTGCTATCGGGTATTCAAGCGAGAGTGCAGATTCTGCGGGCCACTTCGTTGTCTGCGCCCGGACGTATAACGGAGGCGGCTAGTGAAATCGAAGGTATCGTCGCTGCTATCGAACGGCGGGATGCAAAGGAAGCTTCTCAACTCATGGCTGCTCACATTCGCGCGGCAGCCGAAACAGCGCTGGGCCACCTTAGCCCTTCCGAGGTTCAAGTCGGCGCGGACCACCGCTAA
- a CDS encoding TAXI family TRAP transporter solute-binding subunit — translation MSRSSTFAKLGALPLSVLLISGCTSGSTADGGEGRINLSYGGASQGGAAYQISTAYAEILNSELENVQVDVEVTGGGADNVALLSAGEIEIGHGNSGVGSEAFNGTGDYEGDPLEGLTSWLPLYEYPFQVVVPEDSPIESIPDLAGADIGVNVQGSGGEVTSDQVFSSLGLNRDEHYTPHFLDYPEAASALSLGQIDATVFSSGAPTPQLTELMATMDVRIIEFSAEELDKVNEDYSWLTRGEIPAGTYPDIEEDIPTVYAATINYLSADLPDDLVYNMTKAIWENRDRLANAHATQKNLDGGLIERATLPIMPLHPGARSYLEEEGIIPAQK, via the coding sequence ATGAGCAGAAGTTCTACTTTCGCGAAACTTGGAGCGTTGCCACTGTCAGTTCTCCTTATCTCGGGATGCACAAGCGGCAGCACTGCGGATGGCGGAGAGGGACGAATTAATCTTTCTTATGGCGGAGCTTCACAGGGAGGCGCGGCATATCAAATTTCTACTGCTTATGCGGAGATTCTCAATTCAGAGCTGGAGAATGTACAGGTAGACGTGGAGGTCACAGGTGGCGGCGCAGACAATGTGGCTCTTCTTAGTGCTGGAGAGATCGAAATTGGGCATGGGAATTCTGGAGTGGGGTCGGAAGCATTCAACGGAACGGGCGACTATGAGGGCGATCCCCTGGAGGGCCTGACGAGCTGGTTGCCGTTGTACGAGTACCCGTTTCAAGTGGTCGTGCCAGAAGACAGTCCTATCGAATCGATACCGGATCTCGCTGGCGCAGATATCGGAGTGAACGTACAGGGAAGCGGCGGTGAGGTAACTTCTGACCAGGTCTTCAGCAGCCTCGGTCTGAATCGAGATGAGCACTACACCCCCCACTTCTTGGATTACCCAGAAGCAGCAAGCGCACTTAGCCTCGGTCAAATCGACGCAACCGTTTTCTCCTCGGGTGCGCCAACTCCTCAGCTCACCGAACTAATGGCCACGATGGACGTGCGGATTATTGAGTTCTCGGCCGAAGAGCTGGATAAGGTCAACGAAGATTATTCTTGGTTAACTCGAGGAGAGATACCAGCCGGCACTTATCCGGACATCGAAGAAGATATTCCAACTGTTTACGCCGCTACCATCAACTATCTCAGCGCAGATCTACCCGACGACTTGGTCTATAACATGACGAAAGCCATATGGGAAAACAGGGATCGACTCGCAAACGCTCACGCCACTCAAAAAAACCTTGACGGAGGTCTCATCGAAAGAGCTACTCTGCCGATCATGCCCCTCCACCCTGGTGCCAGAAGCTATCTCGAAGAAGAGGGCATTATCCCTGCACAGAAATAG